Part of the Micromonospora inyonensis genome, TGCGGAGCTGCCGGTTCACGTTGGATCTCGGCGAACCGTGTGGACGCTCTTGCGGAAGGATTCGGGAACAGTGACCACGGACAGCGCGGGCCAGGCGGCCGGCATCGATCCCTCCGTCCCCACTGCTGCGGGCATGTACGACTACTACCTGGGCGGCAAGGACAACTTCGCAGCCGATCGTCGAGCCGCGAACAAGGTGCTCGCAGCGGCTCCCGAGGTGATTCTCATGGCACGCGAGAACCGTCGGTTCATCCAACGTGCCGTCCGGTTCCTGGCCCGCGACGCGGGCATCCGCCAGTTCCTCGACATCGGCAGCGGCCTGCCCACACAGGGCAACGTCCACGAGATCGCCCAAGCTGAGGCACCGGACGCACGCGTGGTCTACGTCGCCGCCAACGCCAGCAGCCCTCCCAGGTTGGCGGCCACCGACGTCTTGCCCTGGCCCCCCTTGCCGTTGAGCACCGCGAGCACGTGCCCCAGAGGAGGTTTGGCCGATGACCTTGCCGGTGGCCACGTCGAGGGCGGCGAACAGGCTGGTGGTGCCGTGGCGGACGTAGTCGTGGGTCACCCGGCCGGGGACGCCGGGCATCATCGGCAGCATGGGCGCGGTCCGGTCCAGGGCCTGGATCTGCGATTTCTCGTCCACGGCGAGGACCATGGCGGCCTCCGGCGGGTCCAGGTACAGCCCGACGATGTCGCGGACCTTGTCGATGAACAGCGGGTCGGTCGACAGCTTCCAACTCTGGACCTGGTGCGGTTTGAGGCCGAACGCCCGCCAGATCCGCGAGACCGCGGTCTGGTTCAGCCCCACCGCCGTGGCCATCGACCGCGTCGACCAATGACTGTCCTGATCGGGCGGCAGCTCTTCGAGCGTCTTCGTGATCACGGCCTCGACCTGGGCGTCGCCGATCTTCCGTGGCGCGCCCGGTCGCGGCTCGTCGCGCAGCCCGTCCACCCGATCGGCCACGAACCGCTTACGCCACTTGCCGACCGTCGGCAGCGACACCCCAAGCCGGCGAGACACCTCGCTGTTGGACAGGCCTTCCGCGCAGGCGAGGACGATCCGCGCCCGCACCGCCAACGCCTGCGCCGTCTTCGGCCGCCGAGCCAGCCCTCGTAGCGCCTCCCGCTCCTCGGCGGTCAACTCCAGCGGCGCCAGCTTCGGACCACGGCCATCACCCATACCCATCTACCAACGAATTAACGACTCGGCACACTAGTGTTCTGTCTCTGAAATGGATAGCCAGTTGGTACGATGCTGGTCGTGAGTCGTGCCGCTGCGCCATTGGCGCTTGATCCGGGCCAGCGTGAGCTGCTGGAGTCTCTGGCTAGGTCGCGGACCGCGGAGCACCGTCTGGTCCAGCGGGCGCAGGTGCTGCTGCACGCGGCCGCCGGGGTGTCCAACACCGACATCGCCGTGCTGACGGGGGTGACCCGGATGACGGTGAGGGCGTGGCGGGCGGAGTTCGCCGAGCGTGGGCTCACCGACCTGGGCAAGGTAGCGGCGGGTCGGGGCCGCAAGCCGTCGATCCCGCAGGCGGTGATCGACCAGATCGTGGAACTGACGCTGCATTCGCGGCCCGAGGGGGCCACGCATTGGTCGTGCCGGTCGATGGCGGCCAGGGTCGGCGTGTCGAAGGCTACTGTGCAGCGGGTATGGGACGCGCGGGGGCTCAAGCCGCACCTGGTGGAGACGTTCAAGCTGTCGAACGACAAGCGGTTCGAGGAGAAACTCGTCGACGTCGTGGGCCTGTACCTGAACCCGCCGGACAAGGCCGTGGTCTTGTGCATGGACGAGAAATCGCAGATCCAGGCGTTGGACCGTACCCAGCCGAGCCTGCCACTCAAGCCCGGTCGGGCCGGCACGATGACCCATGACTACAAACGGCATGGCACCACGACACTGTTCGCGGCACTGGACGTGCTGACCGGCAAGGTCATCGGCAAGTGCTTCGCCCGGCACCGCCATGACGAGTTCCTGCGCTTCCTGCGCACTATCGACACGTCGGTTCCCCGCAAGCTGCAGATCCACATGATCGTCGACAACTACGGCACCCACACCCACCCGAACGTCAAGGCCTGGCTGGCCAAGCATCCGCGCTTCCACCTGCACTTCACCCCAACCAGCTCGTCCTGGCTGAACATGGTCGAGCGTTGGTTCGCCGAACTGACCGACAAGATGATCCGCCGTGGCGTGTTCCGCAGCGTGGATGACCTCGTCAGAGCGATCGAGGAGTACCTGCGGGTGCACAACGACGACCCGAAGCCGTTCGTATGGACCGCGACCGCCGAATCGATCCTGGCCAAGGTCCGGCGTGGACGCGTCGCCCTCCAACAAACGGCTAGCCAAAACTGAGACGCAACACTAGGTGGACGACAGCGGCCAGGGAAACGAGTCGGTGGTGTCCTCGGCGACTGAGCTGAACTCAATCAGCAGGCTGTCGGCCTCGGCGACCACCTCGTGATACACGTTCCGGGGAACGGTCAGCTTGTGTGGCGCCTGCGGGGTGGAGGTGATCACCACCACCGTCGGCTCCGGTCGGTCGGGGTGCCGCGAGGTGATCGCCAGCGAGCCCTCGACCAGGATGACGGTCTCGGGGTCCTTCGATCGGTACAGTCCTCGGTGAAGGTTGTTTCCCAGGGCTTTCGGGCTTGCGGGCCGCCGAACCAGCATGTAGGTCTCGGTGGGTTTGGTCCTGAACTCGCTGATGAGGCCGCCGGCATGGTCCATGCTGGGAAGCCGCCGGTAGGACAGCTCCCGCAGCTCAGGTTCGATGTCGACGGTGGCGACTACCCGGTAGCCTTCGGCAGTTGCGGCCGAAGGAACCCCGCCGGCGACCAGGTTGGCGCCGACGTCCAGCTGCCGCAGGAGCAGTTCCGCTTCGCCGTGGGCCGGGACCATGATGTTCGAATACGGGTGTGCCAGCCGGAGCAGGGCGATCTGGAGGAGGAATGGATCCCGCGATCCGTTGGCCACCCCGGCCTGGGGCTCGCCCGGGTCACGGCGCACGGCGATAGTGTGCGGATGCAGGCCCAACTCCTCCATGAGGTGGTTGCTCTGAAGTAACACGGAAGCCAGTTGGCGCGCAGCGTTGGCGCCGATGGTGGCGGTCAGGCCGAGACGGGTGAATCCGGCCGCGAACGCCGCGTTCTGGGCGTCGAGCAGCGCCTTCAGCGCGGCTGGCGCGGTCTGTCCATTGTGGTCTTTGCAGACGCACGCGTCGGCGCCGGCCCGACGCAGGGAGCGCAGCGCTTCCAGGTCGTACTGCGCCGGGACGGCGGCGAGGATCGCGCTCTCTCCCAGTTCCTGCCGCAGCTGGGCCAGCAAAGCCACCTGGCGAGCGGTGTCTACATCGTCGAGCACCTCGAAGTAGGCGGTGGGCTGGCCCGCGGGCGCGTCGAGCCGGTCGTCCGGGCCGACCGATGCCACCGAGCTGGCCCGCCCGACCGTGTTGCCGAAGCCGTCGCGGCGAGCGCGGCGGGCGGCATCGAGGACGTCGTCCCAGATTTCAGGGTCACCGAGCGCGTCCTCGTACACCTCGACCAGCTCGTCGGGTGACCAGAGGCAGTGTCGCTCGCGCTGGTTCAGCCTCTCGCCGGTGGCCGTTCTCATGATGACTCCTGTCTGACGGTCGACAATCTGGCTCGGGGACTCGGCTAATCCGTCGGTGTCCTGCGGAGGGCGGGCGACACCAGGCCCATGGCGACGGCAGCCGTGCCCGCCACCAGCCAGATCCGGTAGGGGTCGAGCGGCCAATCGGCCCGATCGATGCTGAACGACACGAGCAGCCCGCCGACGAAGAGCCCGACCTGAATCGACGTCGATGCAACGACGTCGAGCAACGTCATGGCCCGGACCGAGGTGGTCTCGTCGACGTCCCGGTGGGCCCGTTCGAGCATGGCCAGAAGGATCGTGAGGTTGGCTGCCGACGCCACGGCCAGGGCCGCGACGGTGATCACCTGCTCGGTGGTCCCGTCGACCGGTGCCCGCACGACGGCGAGGGCGACGGTGGCCGTCAGCAGCACCAGGCCGGCCTGCCAGGCGTAGCGGCCGAGGTCCGTGTGGCTGGACCGCCAGGAGGCGGCGGCCAGAAGTGCTCCACCGAGCTGCACCGCGCCGAGCATCCCGAGGTTGGCGCCGGGCCACAGGACCTTGTCGGCGTAGACGAGGAAGAGCGGCCAGGCGGTGGCCAGCCCGGCGACGGCGAGGATCAGGTAGATCCGCCGCATGGTGGGTGAGAGCTTGGGCCGGTTCCCGAGAACGGACGCGTCGAGGTCGCGCTCCACCGGTCGGTCCGGGGCCGGGATGCCGCGGGCGGCGACGGCCAGCAGCAGGGCGACGGCGCCGATGACCGCGAACATCGCCGTACGCAGCACGGGGCCGCCCGAGCCGTACAGCAGGACCGCACCGGCCACGATCAGGCCACCGGCGGCCCTGCCCCAGGAGTTCACCCGCTGGCGTTCCTGGCTGGTGAGGCCGTAGTTCAGCAGTGGCTGCCACGAGGGGGCGTAGAGCACCGACAGGTTGACCTCCGCCGTGACCGTGACGGCGAGGGCGATGAGGGCGAAACCTCCGCCGACCACGTCCAGACCCACGAGCACCGCCAGGACCGCGCATTCGACGGCGGCGACGAGGAGGAAGAGCTGGAGGTTGCGGCCGGCTCGCCACAACGGCAGGCGAGCCGCGAGCACCTGGATGGGCACGGAGAGCATGCCCATGGCGAAGGCCAGACCGATGGTCCTGGGATCGAGGCCGAGGTCCTCGACGGCGGCGATCTGGAAGATGGCGCCGCCGTCGAGCCCGAGCGCGGAGCCGAGGGTCGGCATCGTCAGGGCGACGGCGAAGAACCGCCAGAGCCGTCCGCGCCGAGGCGCGTCGCCGGTGCCTTCGGGCGCGTTCTTGAGCTCGGTTCGGCGTCGCCGAGCGGTGGTGCGGCTGTTCAACGGTCTCCCCCCCGCTCCATTCACGATGAGCGGATTGGGGACAGGCGACGTCGGGTCGAGGTCGCGGTGTGGCAACGCAGATCATCCTCTGACTGGTGGGTAAGGGCGAACGTGCCTCGGTTTTTGCTTCCTCGAAGCGACGGTGACGTCGTCGATCGGTCTGGTCGGAGGCTTTTCCATCGATCGGTTCGACGATTATGCCAGACTGCGCCCTGCCCGCCCTCCCCGGAATTGTTCTGGAGGGAGGGCGAGCAGGAGGCGAAGGACGGTTTCACATCGGTCCGTACCGCGTCAATACCAGCGCCGGCTGAGACAGGATTACGGTCTACGGCTTGAGCACTAGCCAATGGCCGTGCGACGGCCGTCGAAGCTGAGGTCCACGGTCACCCCCGGCGGGCAGATCTGCTGGATCGCGGTGGCATCGGCACCCGGGTTGTGGAAGTTCATCTGGGTGGTGTCCGATTTGATGTGACCGATCGACACGAGCTGCTCAGCCGGATGCGATCGAGCACCGGTCCAGACGTAACCGTTGCACATGTCGGTGATCTCCGAGACCTTGCCGTAGACGAAGTCCGGGTCCAGCCGGGTGTTGGCCACCAGGTGGGCATCGGGGAAGGCCAGCCGCAGGTGGGCGCAGATCTCGAGATACAGGTCCAGTGAGATGGTCAGTGGCGGATCGATGTCGAACCCCTCGGGCGCCGAGGTTCCCTGCGGGAGGGTGATCGTCTGCTGGACCGGGGTGGCCACGAAGTCGAAGCCGCCGACCTCCTTCGACCACGCCACGAACTGTTCGAGCTCCGCCTTCCAGTCAGGCACCAGCCCCCACAGCAGGGCGTTGCCGACGGCCAAGCCGGCATTCCGGATCCGCTGCGGTGCTTGCAGGCGCTGCGCCTGATCCGCCTTCAATCCGGAGCGGTGCTTCTGGGAGTAGATGTCGGGCGACATGACCTCCATGAATGTCCAGATGGCGTCGGCGCCGGCGTCCTTGAGGCGGTGGTAGCCGTCCTGGTGCAGCGTGTCGCAGTTGACGATGAGATAGCTCTCCGGGTGGGCGGCCCGGGCGCGTTCCACCCAACGAACGATCCGCTTGGTGAGTAGGTCCTGGTCCTCGGCCACCGTGCCGAAGACCAGTTCGTGGATCTGGTAGCCGGCGTCGGCCAGCTCGCGGATGAGCCAGTCGAATGTGGCGGGCCGCATCGCCCCCCGCACGCCATGGGCACCTTCCTTGGCCAGGAGCGTGCTCAGCCCGCAGTAGGTGCAACCAGATGTGCAGAAGTCGATCGGGTAAATCACGGAGTGGAGGCGCAGCGCGTTGCCGAAGTTCTTGGTTCGGATGCGACGCGCCTGCTCGATGTTGCTTGACGTCATGCTTCCTCCCTATCGGACCTGGTCCTTTGGGCCGAAGAGGCCTTCAACCCTGCTGCTCATCTGGGTCGCGGCTTCGGTGTTCTCTGCGATGACGCAGTAGCGGACGGTGCTGTCCTCGGGGTTGAACCCCTTCACGATGACCACGCCGGTGCGGGTGGCCGGGTCGTAGTGCAGGCCGGCTTCGTCGAGGCGGGCGACCGCGGCCGGAAACGACGGCACTCGCCACCCGACGAACTCGCCCAACGCCCGGCATCGACTGAAGTCCGGGCCGATCAGGCGCCGACCGAGGTTGCGGTAGATGGTCGTGGACGCCGTCATCCGCCCGTTCCATTCGGTGAGCAGGACTTCGCCGTCATCCAGCAGGATCGCGTCGGCGCTCACCACGCCGCGGTAGCCCATCATCCGCATCCCCTCCGCCAGCGCTTGGCCGATGGTGACCAGGCGGTCCAGGGCATCGGGCGGCAGATCGGGTGCGGGAATGAACTCGGCGAAGGCAATCGGGGCGTGGATGATCTCGCCGTGCTCCTCGAAGGTGGCCGCTTCGTCGGTGATCTCGAATTCGGCGAAGATCGCCCGTGCCCGGTGGTAGTAGCGTTCCACGACGACGGGAAACCGGTCGCCGTTGGTGAGCCAGTCCCAACGCTCGTCGAGGTAGTCGTCGAGGTGGTCGGTGCTCGGCAGATGTACGGCCCGCTGGGCACCGACCGGGTGGGGGATCGCCTCGAGGGCCACGACCTCGCTGCCCATGCCGCCGCCACCGAAGTCGCGCTTGAGGATGACAGGATGGCCCTGCTCCAGCAGTTCCATGACGAGTGCCCTGGCGTCTGCTCTGCCGCGGGCCACGCCACCGGGGGGCAGCGGCGCGCCGACGCCGGCCGCGACCGCCCGGAAGCAGGCCTTGCCGTTGGCCAGGAGGGCACCGCCCTGGCTGAAGAACTGGTGGCCGGGGAGGGCCTCGGGGCACCCCAGCTCGGTAGCCAGGGCGGCGATGGCAGCGTCGGGCATGAGAGCCACGATGCGGTCGACGGTCCGGCCGGCCAACGCGTCGCGTAACTCGGCCAGTCCAGCCGCGCTGGTCAGCCGATCCCGGGTCAGGAAGTAGGGGCTTGCTTCGGCGATGGGAGGAACGACGATCCGGAGGCTCTCCCGGTCGACTCCCAACAGGGTGGTGCGGTAGGCCAAGAACTCGGGGTCCGGTGCCTGGGGGAGGACGATGACGTCGCCCGACTCGGCGTACCACACGATCGCCTGTGAGCCGGCGGCTGCGCTTCGAGCCATGGTGTCGGAGATCGGGGCCACGTCCCCGCCGAAGTCGTGCGGGTACAGATCACCGAGCAGCAACCTGGGCATGTGCTGCGCTCCTTTCGCCTCGGCGGCCGAACCACTTCCAGGGTGGGCTCGGCCGTTCATCGGAGAAGAAGTAGAGGTCCCGCATGAGCCCGTCCAGCGAGTCGGCCCGCTCGCGCAGGCGGACGCGGACGAGGTCGTCGTTGCGGCGCCGGGTGGCCTGGCTGAACGGGAGCCTGCCGACGTCGGCGAACCGGATGGCGCCCTCCTGATCCCGACAGGGCGTCACCAGCGACTGGGCGAAGCGGCTGGCCGAGAAGGGGACGTCGATGCGGCCGTCGGCGAAGGCGTCGGCGACGGCAACGACAAGGTCGCGCTGGTCAAGGATCGGCTCGACCAGCTCGCCGACCTCCCGTTCGATGGCTTCCAACTCGTCGGCCACCGCGTCCTCATCGATCACCAGGCGGTCCAGGGGCTGCTCAAGGGCAGCCCGGGTGGCGAAAATCCCCTCGGCGTTCTCCGCCAGGGTGGGGATGCCCCTGGCCTCGGCGGGGGATTTGGTGACGACCTTGTCGACGTTCCCGAGGCCGGCCAGGAGGGCGCCGTAGGTGATGAGGTCGATCGCCCGCGACCAGTCGGTGGGGAAGATGCCCATGAACTGGTGCAACACGGTGTGGACGCGGACGCCGGAGTACGGCGTGAGATATCGGGCTGCGAGCCGGGGGATGGCCCGTAGCGCTGCCAGGTCCTGCCAGGGGTGACCACCTTGCGGGTAGGCGATCGAGATGCAGCGGACGCCCTCGGCGGCTGCCAGCACCGCTTCGATCAGAGTCACGGCCAGGCAGATCGACGGCGGCATGAGCACCGCGGTCAGCGTTCCGAACAGCTCGCGGTCGACAACCAGCCCGGCCGCGGTGGCCTCGCCAGCGACGCGATCGACCTCCTGCCAGGCTCGCACCGAACTGGCGATCGGGATGTTCTTGACGTAAGGGACGTTGTACGATATCCCGCCGCCTTCGAAAGAGGTGATACCGGATGCCAGGGTGGTGCGGAACAGCAGGCGGGCGTCCGGTGAGCCGTGTCGTACCTGCAACGGGGCTCGCACCAGCTCGTTGAGCTCGCGCCCGCGTCGCCATCCGTGAGAGACGAGGGGGTAGCCGTTGAGCGTTCCGGCGTCCCCCCTCAGCGCCCGGCGAGCGGTGTCGAGCTGGAGCAGGCGGGTGTAGGAGTCGATGGTGATGGTGGCGACGTCGGGTTGCGCCCGGTGCTCCAAGCCCAACAGCAGGTCCAGCATGGCGTCATGGTCACCCACGCCGGACCGAGGCTGGACCAGGGTCCGACCATCTCGGGCGGCGTCGGACAGGAGATCGGCCACCGTCGGCTTGCCCAACGACCTCGCGTAGGCGATCGATTCGGCGAGCGGGGGGAACGGGTCCACGGCTTACCCCTCCGCCCGTCTGGCGCTCAGGAGCAGCCCGCTGTGATTCGAGCGCCGCTTCGGTGCCGGCCATCGCGTGGTCGCGGCCGAGTCCCCGTGCAGGTGGACGTGGAGGTCGCGCACGGCACCATCGAGCGAGTCGACGCCAACGGCGGTGTGTTCGGTCTGCCCGTCGGGCTGGACGACTGACAACAGCCCCAACCCGGAGACGGCCAGGGCGTCGATACCGGCGCGGCGTAGCGCGGCTGCGACGTCGCCCTGCTGGCCGGCGAAGCAGTGAATCGTCTCGTCGCCCTGTACGACGGTGACGCCGACGACACCGCAGGCCCTGGCCCGTTCGAGGGCGTCGTCGGCCGAGGCCCCCACAAACCGGAAGACCTGGGTCCTGCGGTCGCCGACGACGGCGGCCAGACCTCGACCGGCGCCGATCACCGAGCCGGTGACGGCTCCGTCGGGAGTCAGCGACGCGCACACGATGTCGATGCCGTGGACCTCGGCGAGGCGCACGGCACCGGCGTGCAGGACCTTGGCGCCACTCGACGACATGGCCGCGCACTGCGCGTACGACAACTCGGGCATGAGACGCGCGCCGGGAACGACGTGGGGGTCGGCGGTGTAGACACCGTCGACGTCGGAGTAGATCTGGCACTGGTCGGCGCCGACGGCGGCAGCCACGGCGACGGCGGTGAGATCCGAGCTGTTGCGCCCGAACATGACGATGCGCCCGTCGCTGTCGAGCGCCTGGCCGCCGGCGACGACGGCGACGGTCTTGCCGACGAGCGCGTCGAGCAGGCGACGGCGATCGACGGCGATCACCGGGCCGGACGCAATGCGTCTCATCCCGATGTGCGGCGCCCACAGGTCGGTGGCCCTGACCCCCTCGGCGTGCAGCGCGGCACGAAGCAGCCCGACGCTGACGATCTCGGCGGTGGCGAGCACCTGGTCCTGCACGTGCGGCTCGAGGTCGGGATCGACGTCACGCGCCGCTTCCAGCAGCCGGCCTGTCGATCCGGACATGCCACTGACGACCGCCACGACCGGTCGCCCCTCGTCGTGGGCGAGTTCGGACAGGTGACGGGCCACCCGCCGGTAGGCCGGTAGCTCGATGAACGACGAGCCGCCGAACTTGACCACGATGGGCGTCTGCTGGTCGGCCATCAGCCCATCACCGCCTCGGCTACCTCGGCCACGGCCGCACCGAAGATCGCCAGCGCCTCGCGTGCCTCGTCGAAGGTCACGTTGAGCGGCGGCAGGAAGCGGGCGACGCTGCCGTCGCGGCCCGCCGGTTCGAACAGGAGTCCCCGCTTCAGGGCGGCGGCGCGTACCCGGTCGGCGACCTCCGAGGCCGACACGTCCCCGACCGACCGGAACTCGACGCCGAGGATCAGCCCGAGCCCTCGCACCTCGGCGAGCAGCGAGGGGTGGCGGGCCTGTAGCGCATCGAGGTTGGCTCGGAGGAACGAGCCGACCCGGCGGACGTGGTGGAGGATCCCGTCGCGCTCGATGACCTCCATCAGGGCGGACCCGGCGGCGAACGCCACCTGGTTGCCACGGAACGTCCCGGTGTGGGCGCCCGGCGCCCAGGTGTCGAGCCGGGCGTCGTAGAGGATCACGGCTGCCGGGTGACCCCCGCCGATCGCCTTCGAGGCGACCACGACGTCGGGGACGATGCCGTACTGCTCGAACGCGAACCAGGTGCCGGTGCGTCCGGCGCCGCTCTGCACCTCGTCGACGATCAACGGGATGTTCAACCGGCTGGTGGTCTCGCGCAGCTCCCGCACGAACTCGGCACGGGCGGGGATCACGCCACCCTCGCCCTGAACGAGCTCGATGATCGCAGCGGCCGGGCGGCGCACGCCACCGTTCGGGTCGGTCAGGACCTTGGTGAGGTACTGGCCGCAGTTCGTGCTGCACGTCGCGGGCTCAAGGCCGAGCGGGCACCGTAGGCAGTACGAGAAGGGGAAGAAGGAGACGCCCGGGTTCAGGTTGCGCAGGTGCTCCTTCGGGGCGCGCAGCCCGCTCAGCGCGATCGTGCTCTGGGTGCTGCCGTGGAACGCGCCCTGGAAGGCGATGACCTCGTCGCGGCCCGTGGCTGTCTTGCAGAGCTTGACCGCCGCGTCCACCGCGTCGGCCCCGGTAGGCGAGCAGAACTGGATCTTGGTGCGGCCCTGCATCGCCGGGGGCAGGAAGCCGAGCAGCCGCCGGGTGAACTCGTGCTTGGCCGGGGTGGGGAAATCGAGAGCGTGCGACTCCACCTCGAGCTGGGCCCGAGCCGCCGCGACCAGCGCGGGGTGGTTGTGCCCCAGGGCCAGAACGCCGGCACCGGACAGGAAGTCGAGGAAGCGGTTGCCGTCGGCGTCCTCGACGTAGGCGCCGTCGCCTCGCGCGATGGCGATCGGGGCGCTGCGGGGGTAGGTGCGGGCCGACGACTCGACGGTCGCTTGGGCGTCGAGCAGTGCGCGCGACCGAGGGCCGGGCAGCTCGGTGTGGACCGAGGCGCCGGACTTTCGTTGCACCATCGTCACCGCGACGCCTCCTCGGGTTGCCGGCGTCGCCTGGCCGCGGCCAGGCGGGCGAGAAGGGGTGGCAGCGCCGACACGTCGCGGAGGACGTGATCGACACCCAGGTCGTGGAGTGCGGCCACGGCATCCTTGTCGTCGGTCTCGGATCCGACGGACAGACGCCCGCCGACGATCATCGGGCAGGGCACGCGTCCGGCGTCCTTGGCCGCCCGCAGGGGGGTGAGGTCCTCCACCGCGTGGCCGTTCACCGAACCGATGACGAGCGCCACCGCATCGGGGTGAGCGGCGAGGCACTCGACGAACTCGGCGACCGGGGTGCAGGCGCCCAGGTTCACGACGTGGTAGCCGAGGTTGCGGAGCTGGAACGCGATGAGCCGGTTTGCCACCACGTGTGCGTCGCTGGCGGCAACGCCGAGAACGACGACCGGAGGCTCGGAAGTGATCATCGGGCGTAGAGGTCGTCGGCTTCGAGGGCGCGGATGGCGCGATGGTCGCGATCGAGATCGGCGTCGTCGTCGCCGACGAGGGCGACCAGACCGGGTGCGGTGATGACGTCGACGGTCTGGGGGATGACGTCCTGGGAGACGGCGAACGTCGAGAGTTCCGCGAACGTCGGAAGGGCCCCGAGTTCGGCCTGCCACGCGCCCGGGCCACGGGCGCAGGCCCGCTGGTTGGACAGCCAG contains:
- a CDS encoding IS630 family transposase, coding for MLVVSRAAAPLALDPGQRELLESLARSRTAEHRLVQRAQVLLHAAAGVSNTDIAVLTGVTRMTVRAWRAEFAERGLTDLGKVAAGRGRKPSIPQAVIDQIVELTLHSRPEGATHWSCRSMAARVGVSKATVQRVWDARGLKPHLVETFKLSNDKRFEEKLVDVVGLYLNPPDKAVVLCMDEKSQIQALDRTQPSLPLKPGRAGTMTHDYKRHGTTTLFAALDVLTGKVIGKCFARHRHDEFLRFLRTIDTSVPRKLQIHMIVDNYGTHTHPNVKAWLAKHPRFHLHFTPTSSSWLNMVERWFAELTDKMIRRGVFRSVDDLVRAIEEYLRVHNDDPKPFVWTATAESILAKVRRGRVALQQTASQN
- a CDS encoding peptide ligase PGM1-related protein, yielding MPRLLLGDLYPHDFGGDVAPISDTMARSAAAGSQAIVWYAESGDVIVLPQAPDPEFLAYRTTLLGVDRESLRIVVPPIAEASPYFLTRDRLTSAAGLAELRDALAGRTVDRIVALMPDAAIAALATELGCPEALPGHQFFSQGGALLANGKACFRAVAAGVGAPLPPGGVARGRADARALVMELLEQGHPVILKRDFGGGGMGSEVVALEAIPHPVGAQRAVHLPSTDHLDDYLDERWDWLTNGDRFPVVVERYYHRARAIFAEFEITDEAATFEEHGEIIHAPIAFAEFIPAPDLPPDALDRLVTIGQALAEGMRMMGYRGVVSADAILLDDGEVLLTEWNGRMTASTTIYRNLGRRLIGPDFSRCRALGEFVGWRVPSFPAAVARLDEAGLHYDPATRTGVVIVKGFNPEDSTVRYCVIAENTEAATQMSSRVEGLFGPKDQVR
- a CDS encoding cobalamin-dependent protein (Presence of a B(12) (cobalamin)-binding domain implies dependence on cobalamin itself, in one of its several forms, or in some unusual lineages, dependence on a cobalamin-like analog.); the encoded protein is MITSEPPVVVLGVAASDAHVVANRLIAFQLRNLGYHVVNLGACTPVAEFVECLAAHPDAVALVIGSVNGHAVEDLTPLRAAKDAGRVPCPMIVGGRLSVGSETDDKDAVAALHDLGVDHVLRDVSALPPLLARLAAARRRRQPEEASR
- a CDS encoding aspartate aminotransferase family protein encodes the protein MVQRKSGASVHTELPGPRSRALLDAQATVESSARTYPRSAPIAIARGDGAYVEDADGNRFLDFLSGAGVLALGHNHPALVAAARAQLEVESHALDFPTPAKHEFTRRLLGFLPPAMQGRTKIQFCSPTGADAVDAAVKLCKTATGRDEVIAFQGAFHGSTQSTIALSGLRAPKEHLRNLNPGVSFFPFSYCLRCPLGLEPATCSTNCGQYLTKVLTDPNGGVRRPAAAIIELVQGEGGVIPARAEFVRELRETTSRLNIPLIVDEVQSGAGRTGTWFAFEQYGIVPDVVVASKAIGGGHPAAVILYDARLDTWAPGAHTGTFRGNQVAFAAGSALMEVIERDGILHHVRRVGSFLRANLDALQARHPSLLAEVRGLGLILGVEFRSVGDVSASEVADRVRAAALKRGLLFEPAGRDGSVARFLPPLNVTFDEAREALAIFGAAVAEVAEAVMG
- a CDS encoding methylaspartate mutase; protein product: MDPFPPLAESIAYARSLGKPTVADLLSDAARDGRTLVQPRSGVGDHDAMLDLLLGLEHRAQPDVATITIDSYTRLLQLDTARRALRGDAGTLNGYPLVSHGWRRGRELNELVRAPLQVRHGSPDARLLFRTTLASGITSFEGGGISYNVPYVKNIPIASSVRAWQEVDRVAGEATAAGLVVDRELFGTLTAVLMPPSICLAVTLIEAVLAAAEGVRCISIAYPQGGHPWQDLAALRAIPRLAARYLTPYSGVRVHTVLHQFMGIFPTDWSRAIDLITYGALLAGLGNVDKVVTKSPAEARGIPTLAENAEGIFATRAALEQPLDRLVIDEDAVADELEAIEREVGELVEPILDQRDLVVAVADAFADGRIDVPFSASRFAQSLVTPCRDQEGAIRFADVGRLPFSQATRRRNDDLVRVRLRERADSLDGLMRDLYFFSDERPSPPWKWFGRRGERSAAHAQVAAR